A part of Onthophagus taurus isolate NC chromosome 7, IU_Otau_3.0, whole genome shotgun sequence genomic DNA contains:
- the LOC111424435 gene encoding NADH dehydrogenase [ubiquinone] 1 beta subcomplex subunit 9, producing MANLPTGIVSHTRRVQSLYKKALRSLEDWYDRREVFRYQAVLMRQRFEENRNVKDMRVANSIVELGEEELFQKAHWLPKKFPLSPGGVAYQREVIPPDWIIDHWHPLEKAQYPEYFAKRELRKKEFIREYEKKYGKASVVPHH from the exons atggCAAATTTGCCTACTGGAATCGTTTCGCATACAAGACGCGTTCAAAGTCTATATAAAAAAGCTTTGAGGTCTTTAGAAGATTGGTATGATCGGCG agaAGTTTTCCGGTATCAAGCAGTATTAATGCGACAAAGATTTGAGGAGAACCGCAATGTGAAAGATATGCGAGTTGCTAATAGCATTGTAGAGTTGGGTGAGGAGGAATTGTTCCAAAAAGCGCATTGGTTACCAAAGAAAT TTCCATTATCTCCTGGTGGTGTTGCTTATCAAAGAGAAGTTATCCCTCCTGATTGGATAATAGATCATTGGCATCCATTAGAAAAAGCTCAGTATCCTGAATACTTTGCAAAACGAGAGTTGAGGAAGAAAGAATTTATCAGGGAATATGAAAAGAAATATGGAAAAGCTTCGGTAGTTCCACACCATTAA